The Populus alba chromosome 4, ASM523922v2, whole genome shotgun sequence genome contains a region encoding:
- the LOC118055949 gene encoding eukaryotic translation initiation factor 5 yields MALQNIGASNSDDAFYRYKMPKMVTKVEGRGNGIKTNIVNMVDIAKALARPASYTTKYFGCELGAQSKFDEKTGTSLVNGSHETAKLAGLLENFIKKYVQCYGCGNPETEIIITKSQMLQLKCAACGFVSDVDMRDKLTTFILKNPPESKKGSKDKKALRRAEKERLKEGEAADEELKKLKKEGKKKGSSLKDGPAKASSTKKKANSSDEERMSPTHSQVDEKEEVVDDDDDVQWQTDTSLEAARQRIQEQLSAATADMVMLSTEETEKKARALSKENGSPKVASPAREDKPKAENGSPSTHGTLVNELKLSLRKGVSASQLKSTLSALTGSAQEKMDALFEALFEGVAKGFVKEVAKKKNYLAAAVTQDEGSQLLLLRAIGAFCGKSGSSALKEVALILKTLYDADVLEEEYIVQWYQEGLKGSNKDSQIWKNAKPVIEWLQNAESETEEE; encoded by the coding sequence ATGGCTTTGCAGAATATTGGGGCTTCAAACAGTGATGATGCCTTCTATAGGTATAAGATGCCCAAGATGGTTACCAAAGTCGAGGGCCGAGGAAATGGcatcaaaacaaatattgtCAACATGGTTGACATTGCAAAGGCTTTGGCAAGGCCAGCTTCTTACACTACAAAGTATTTTGGTTGTGAGCTTGGTGCCCAATCCAAGTTTGATGAGAAAACTGGAACTTCACTTGTCAATGGCTCCCATGAAACTGCAAAACTTGCTGGGCTTCTTGAGAACTTCATCAAGAAATATGTTCAATGTTATGGCTGTGGAAATCCTGAAACTGAGATAATCATCACCAAAAGCCAGATGCTTCAACTAAAATGTGCTGCCTGTGGTTTTGTATCTGATGTGGATATGAGGGACAAGCTCACCACTTTCATTCTGAAGAACCCTCCTGAATCAAAGAAGGGATCAAAGGACAAGAAGGCATTGAGGAGAGCTGAGAAGGAGCGTCTAAAGGAAGGTGAAGCTGCTGATGAGGAGCTGAAGAAACTGAAGAAAGAAGGTAAGAAGAAGGGATCTTCTTTAAAGGATGGCCCTGCGAAAGCTAGCTCTACAAAGAAGAAAGCAAACAGCTCCGATGAGGAACGAATGTCACCAACTCACAGCCAGGTTGATGAGAAGGAAGaggttgttgatgatgatgatgatgtccaGTGGCAAACTGATACGTCTCTTGAGGCAGCTCGCCAGCGCATACAAGAACAGTTGAGTGCTGCGACGGCTGATATGGTCATGCTTTCAACAGAAGAGACAGAAAAGAAGGCAAGGGCACTCAGCAAAGAAAACGGCAGTCCAAAAGTTGCTTCACCAGCCCGGGAGGATAAACCAAAAGCTGAGAATGGGAGCCCAAGTACCCACGGAACTCTTGTCAATGAGTTGAAGTTAAGCCTAAGGAAAGGAGTTTCTGCAAGCCAGTTAAAGTCCACTCTCAGCGCTCTCACTGGGTCTGCTCAGGAAAAGATGGATGCTCTGTTTGAGGCATTGTTTGAGGGTGTTGCAAAAGGATTTGTGAAGGAGGTTGCCAAGAAGAAGAACTATCTGGCTGCTGCTGTCACTCAGGACGAGGGATCACAGTTGCTTCTGCTTCGAGCAATTGGGGCATTCTGTGGGAAGTCAGGCTCAAGTGCACTGAAGGAAGTGGCTCTTATCCTGAAAACACTCTACGATGCTGATGTCCTGGAGGAAGAATACATTGTGCAGTGGTATCAAGAAGGGCTAAAGGGAAGCAACAAAGATTCTCAGATTTGGAAGAATGCTAAGCCCGTCATTGAATGGCTCCAGAATGCTGAATCCGAAACCGAGGAAGAATAA